A window of Aerococcus urinae contains these coding sequences:
- a CDS encoding V-type ATP synthase subunit B gives MQREYKSIVDISGPLMVVDDVSGVGYNELVEIKMQNGESRIGEVLEVQEDKAIVQIYGGGSGINIRDSRVRFQGHPLEFGVSEDIIGRTFDGLGNVVDGGPTPIPEQSRDVNGQVINPMAREYPDEFIQTGISTIDHMNSLVRGQKLPIFSGSGLPHKELAAQIARQATVLNDDENFAVVFAAMGVTFEDAQFFIDSFKETGAIDRSVMFINLADDPSIERLATPKVALTAAEYLAYEKDMHVLVIMTDMTNYCEALREVSAARREVPGRRGYPGYLYTDLAGIYERAGRIKDAKGSVTQIPILTMPEDDITHPIPDLTGYITEGQIILDKELNHQGITPPIDVLPSLSRLKDDGTGEGKTREDHADTMNQLFAAYAKGKEARELAVVLGESALSDTDKLYLKFAERFEKEYVNQGFDTNRTIYETLDLAWQLLTILPKSELTRINDKYIEKYYPKSDQRTEDQESDNNQADQESHEEA, from the coding sequence GTGCAAAGAGAATATAAATCCATTGTTGATATTTCGGGCCCGTTAATGGTTGTCGATGACGTATCAGGTGTTGGCTATAACGAACTTGTTGAAATTAAAATGCAAAACGGTGAGTCTCGTATTGGTGAAGTGCTTGAAGTTCAAGAAGACAAGGCCATTGTCCAAATATATGGTGGTGGCTCAGGGATTAATATCCGTGACTCCCGGGTTCGTTTCCAAGGCCATCCTTTGGAATTCGGTGTGTCAGAGGACATTATTGGTCGAACTTTTGATGGCTTAGGGAATGTGGTTGATGGTGGCCCAACACCGATTCCAGAACAATCCCGTGATGTTAATGGTCAGGTGATCAACCCCATGGCCCGGGAATACCCGGATGAATTTATCCAAACTGGGATTTCAACCATCGACCATATGAACTCCTTAGTCCGGGGGCAAAAATTACCTATCTTTTCTGGATCAGGTCTACCCCATAAGGAATTGGCTGCTCAAATTGCCCGCCAAGCGACTGTTTTAAACGATGATGAAAACTTTGCGGTTGTTTTTGCTGCTATGGGGGTTACCTTCGAGGATGCCCAATTCTTTATTGACAGTTTTAAAGAAACTGGGGCCATTGACCGATCAGTAATGTTTATCAACTTAGCCGATGATCCTTCCATTGAACGTTTAGCTACCCCTAAGGTGGCCTTAACGGCAGCTGAATATCTAGCTTATGAAAAGGACATGCACGTCTTAGTGATCATGACCGACATGACTAACTATTGTGAAGCCTTGCGGGAAGTGTCTGCTGCTAGACGGGAAGTGCCGGGACGTCGTGGCTATCCTGGTTATCTCTATACCGACTTGGCCGGAATTTATGAACGTGCCGGTCGGATTAAGGACGCTAAAGGTTCAGTGACTCAGATTCCAATTTTAACCATGCCTGAAGATGATATTACCCACCCAATTCCTGACTTAACCGGTTATATTACCGAAGGACAAATTATTTTGGATAAGGAATTGAACCACCAAGGGATTACCCCTCCGATTGATGTTTTACCCTCTTTGTCACGTCTAAAAGATGATGGGACTGGTGAAGGGAAAACTCGTGAAGACCATGCTGATACCATGAACCAACTCTTTGCAGCTTATGCCAAGGGGAAAGAAGCACGTGAATTAGCGGTTGTCTTAGGTGAATCAGCTCTTTCTGATACGGATAAACTTTACTTAAAATTTGCTGAGCGTTTTGAAAAAGAGTATGTCAACCAAGGTTTCGATACCAACCGAACCATCTATGAAACCTTAGACCTGGCTTGGCAATTATTAACCATCCTACCAAAATCAGAATTAACTCGGATTAATGATAAGTATATTGAAAAATACTATCCGAAATCTGATCAGAGAACGGAAGACCAAGAATCCGACAATAATCAAGCTGATCAAGAAAGTCATGAAGAGGCCTAG
- a CDS encoding amino acid ABC transporter ATP-binding protein codes for MKNEILTISHLEKKFGDNLVLKDIDFAVSPGDVISIIGSSGSGKSTLLRCMNLLEQPTSGDIIYHGQSILAKNFDKNKYRAKVGMVFQQFNLFKNMNVLENCVIGQEKILKRNKKEAEKTALKNLEKVGMAPYRDARPDQLSGGQQQRVAIARALSMDPEILLFDEPTSALDPEMVGEVLGTMTELAKEGLTMIVVTHEMAFARDVSSRICFMDQGVIVEDGEPDQVINHPQHERTKAFLSRYLAEK; via the coding sequence ATGAAAAATGAGATTTTAACAATTTCTCACTTAGAGAAGAAGTTTGGCGATAATTTGGTTTTAAAGGATATTGACTTTGCGGTTAGCCCTGGCGATGTTATCTCTATTATTGGTTCATCAGGATCAGGGAAGTCAACCTTATTACGCTGTATGAATTTGCTGGAACAACCCACTTCTGGTGATATTATCTACCATGGACAGTCTATCCTAGCTAAAAACTTTGATAAGAATAAATATCGGGCCAAGGTGGGTATGGTTTTCCAACAGTTCAACTTATTTAAGAATATGAATGTGCTGGAAAACTGTGTTATCGGCCAAGAAAAAATTCTGAAAAGAAATAAAAAAGAAGCTGAGAAAACCGCTTTGAAAAACCTAGAAAAAGTCGGTATGGCCCCTTACCGTGATGCCCGTCCTGATCAACTTTCCGGTGGGCAACAACAACGGGTCGCTATTGCCCGGGCCCTATCCATGGATCCGGAAATCTTACTCTTTGATGAACCGACCTCGGCTCTGGACCCGGAGATGGTCGGTGAGGTTCTAGGAACCATGACTGAACTCGCCAAAGAAGGCTTAACTATGATTGTGGTGACTCATGAAATGGCCTTTGCTCGTGATGTTTCTTCGCGGATTTGCTTTATGGACCAAGGGGTCATTGTTGAAGACGGGGAACCTGACCAAGTGATTAACCACCCTCAACATGAACGGACCAAGGCCTTCTTGTCACGCTATTTAGCAGAAAAATAA
- a CDS encoding ABC transporter permease subunit (The N-terminal region of this protein, as described by TIGR01726, is a three transmembrane segment that identifies a subfamily of ABC transporter permease subunits, which specificities that include histidine, arginine, glutamine, glutamate, L-cystine (sic), the opines (in Agrobacterium) octopine and nopaline, etc.) — MSKRFGAALSFLLLTLSLLVGLASPLRVDAAENQPRIEVDQEALNQGLETPGVLRVGMEANYAPYNWSQTTDANGAIEISNASGEYANGYDVQIAKQIADALGLKLEIVKMEWDGLPPALQSAKIDAIVAGMSPTPEREKQIDFTDEYYGSDMVVVTLKDGPYANAQSINDFNGAKVTAQLNTFHVDLLDQMQGIDKQTPMDSFPTMISSLLSNKIDAYISDRPGALSAVAANPDLKIVSFEEGKGFDTGDIANWSSVGLRKDSPLMEPINQALATIPDKDRENLMQEMVDLNNRGEDIGFWGEVASIWSTYKGQLLKGAATTMYIALISTLVGFLIGLLIAIYRSMPIAESSGIVSILYKVVEFLITAYIEVFRGTPMMVQAMMIFYGSKLFLGIDMSSMFAALLIVSVNTGAYLAEVIRGGIIGVDDGQSEAAKAIGMNHFQTMTYVVLPQAIRSILPALGNEFVINIKDTSVLNVIAVTELFFVSKSAAGTTYLTFQTFFITAIIYFVLTFTTTRLLRLVERKMSGSDTYTVYQSSTSEVNIHEK, encoded by the coding sequence ATGTCAAAGAGATTTGGAGCAGCGCTTTCTTTTCTCTTGTTAACCTTATCCCTTTTGGTTGGTTTAGCTAGTCCGCTAAGGGTAGATGCTGCTGAAAATCAGCCAAGGATTGAGGTTGATCAAGAAGCTCTTAACCAGGGATTAGAGACACCTGGTGTATTAAGAGTAGGGATGGAAGCAAATTATGCTCCCTATAATTGGAGTCAAACGACAGACGCTAATGGCGCCATCGAAATTTCTAATGCTAGCGGGGAATATGCTAATGGTTACGATGTGCAAATAGCCAAGCAAATTGCTGATGCTCTAGGGTTAAAGCTAGAAATCGTAAAGATGGAATGGGATGGTTTGCCACCTGCCTTACAATCAGCAAAAATTGATGCCATTGTAGCGGGGATGTCACCGACACCTGAACGGGAAAAACAAATCGATTTTACCGATGAATATTATGGCTCAGACATGGTTGTAGTGACCCTTAAGGACGGTCCTTATGCCAATGCCCAATCCATTAATGACTTTAATGGGGCCAAGGTAACTGCACAATTAAATACCTTCCACGTTGATTTACTCGATCAAATGCAAGGGATTGACAAACAAACCCCAATGGATTCTTTCCCGACTATGATCTCTTCCTTGCTAAGTAATAAGATTGATGCCTATATTTCAGACCGGCCTGGTGCCCTCTCAGCTGTCGCTGCTAATCCAGATTTAAAGATTGTTTCCTTTGAAGAAGGGAAAGGCTTTGATACGGGGGATATTGCTAACTGGTCATCCGTTGGGCTCCGCAAAGATTCGCCTTTAATGGAACCGATTAACCAAGCCTTAGCGACCATTCCAGATAAAGATCGGGAAAATCTGATGCAAGAAATGGTTGACTTAAATAATCGCGGCGAAGATATTGGCTTTTGGGGTGAAGTGGCCAGCATCTGGTCCACATACAAGGGCCAATTACTTAAAGGTGCTGCAACGACCATGTATATTGCCTTAATATCTACCCTTGTTGGTTTTTTAATTGGTTTATTGATTGCGATTTATCGGTCGATGCCAATTGCTGAAAGTAGCGGTATTGTATCTATTTTATACAAAGTTGTTGAATTCTTGATTACGGCTTATATTGAAGTCTTCCGGGGGACCCCAATGATGGTCCAAGCCATGATGATTTTCTATGGGTCGAAATTATTCCTAGGGATTGATATGAGTTCCATGTTCGCTGCCTTACTCATTGTTTCAGTGAATACCGGTGCCTATCTCGCTGAAGTTATCCGGGGTGGGATTATTGGTGTCGATGACGGCCAGTCAGAAGCTGCTAAAGCAATTGGGATGAACCACTTCCAAACCATGACCTATGTGGTTTTACCCCAAGCTATCCGTAGTATATTACCTGCTTTGGGTAATGAGTTTGTGATTAATATCAAGGACACCTCAGTCTTAAACGTCATTGCTGTTACTGAACTATTCTTTGTGTCCAAATCGGCAGCAGGGACTACCTATCTCACCTTCCAAACCTTCTTCATCACAGCGATTATTTACTTTGTACTAACCTTTACCACTACCCGTTTACTACGCTTGGTGGAAAGGAAGATGTCGGGAAGCGATACTTATACGGTTTATCAATCATCGACTAGTGAGGTGAATATTCATGAAAAATGA
- a CDS encoding V-type ATP synthase subunit D, translated as MANALNVKPTRMELQKLQGNLSIATRGHKLLKDKQDELMRQFIDLIRKNNELRQEVEADLSLALENFVLASALVNEAYIDELVAIPSQSVELEIRHENIMSVDVPKMNFHYSDEYQEGKDRNTYSFLNTASELDDAIATLNQVMPKLLELSEIEKTCQLMADDIESTRRRVNALEYRVIPDTKETIAYIQSKLEENERSTKTRMIKIKDMNG; from the coding sequence ATGGCAAATGCTTTAAATGTTAAGCCTACTCGGATGGAATTGCAAAAACTCCAAGGCAATCTTTCCATAGCAACTCGCGGCCATAAATTGTTAAAAGATAAGCAAGATGAGCTAATGCGTCAGTTTATTGACCTCATTCGAAAAAATAATGAGCTTCGTCAAGAGGTTGAAGCGGACCTATCCTTAGCTCTGGAAAACTTTGTGCTTGCATCTGCCCTGGTTAACGAGGCTTACATTGATGAATTAGTGGCCATACCTAGTCAGAGTGTGGAACTTGAAATTCGTCATGAAAATATTATGAGTGTCGATGTTCCTAAGATGAATTTCCACTATTCAGATGAATATCAAGAAGGTAAGGACCGTAACACTTATAGTTTCTTAAATACTGCTAGTGAGTTAGATGACGCGATTGCAACCTTAAATCAAGTCATGCCTAAGTTATTAGAACTCAGTGAAATTGAAAAGACCTGTCAGTTAATGGCTGACGATATTGAATCAACCAGACGACGGGTGAATGCCTTGGAATATCGGGTTATTCCTGATACCAAGGAAACGATCGCTTATATTCAAAGTAAATTAGAAGAGAATGAGCGGTCGACTAAGACCCGGATGATCAAAATTAAAGACATGAACGGGTAA
- a CDS encoding V-type ATP synthase subunit A, which yields MKSGKIIEVSGPLVKAKDMDDAAVQEVCRVGNLNLIGEIIEMHQDVAYIQVYEETSGIKPGEPVHPTGSPLSVELGPGLLTKMFDGIQRPLDEFMQVTESNYLVRGSEVDSLDHQAVWTFQATKSVGDEVVSGDVVGTVQEGSVIEHRILVPNGVSGTIESIESGDYTLDDDVYSIRLTDSDQVKSFGMAQRWPVRVGRPFKQKFLPHEIMTTGQRVIDTFFPITKGGAAAIPGPFGAGKTVLQHQIAKYADADIVVYVGCGERGNEMTEVIDEFPKLIDPKTGESIMERTVLIANTSNMPVAAREASIYTGITIAEYFRDMGYSVAIMADSTSRWAEALREMSGRLEEMPGDEGYPAYLGSRLAEYYERAGMVETLGSDERRGAVTAVGAVSPPGGDTSEPVTQNTMRVIKVYWGLDANLSQQRHFPAVNWLDSYSLYQKEVTEGISKELDVDWTGMVTKSMAILQEEDSLQEIVRLVGVDALSQEDRLTLVIARMLREDYLQQNSYDEVDTKTSSEKQFKMLRNILAFNSEARKAMELGAYYDEIVEGTSTIREQIARMKYVPEAEISKLDDLNNSIKPTMQEVVQKGGVK from the coding sequence TTGAAATCAGGAAAAATTATTGAAGTTTCTGGTCCTTTAGTAAAAGCCAAAGATATGGACGATGCAGCTGTTCAAGAAGTTTGCCGGGTAGGGAATTTAAACCTAATCGGTGAAATTATTGAAATGCATCAAGACGTGGCTTATATTCAGGTTTATGAAGAAACCTCAGGAATTAAACCAGGCGAACCCGTTCACCCAACGGGATCTCCACTCTCTGTAGAGTTGGGGCCTGGATTATTAACCAAAATGTTTGATGGGATCCAACGTCCCTTAGATGAATTTATGCAAGTCACTGAGTCGAATTACCTGGTTAGAGGATCAGAAGTCGACTCCCTAGACCACCAAGCGGTGTGGACTTTCCAAGCCACTAAATCAGTGGGTGATGAGGTAGTTAGTGGTGATGTTGTAGGTACCGTTCAAGAAGGATCAGTGATTGAACATCGCATCCTCGTTCCTAACGGGGTGAGTGGGACCATTGAAAGCATTGAATCAGGTGACTATACTCTCGATGATGATGTCTATTCGATTCGCTTAACAGACAGTGACCAAGTAAAATCCTTTGGTATGGCTCAACGTTGGCCTGTTCGTGTCGGAAGACCTTTTAAACAAAAATTCTTACCCCATGAAATCATGACGACAGGACAACGGGTCATTGATACCTTCTTCCCAATCACTAAGGGCGGTGCAGCAGCCATACCTGGGCCTTTCGGTGCTGGGAAAACCGTCTTGCAACACCAAATTGCCAAGTATGCTGACGCTGACATTGTGGTCTACGTTGGTTGTGGTGAACGTGGTAACGAGATGACCGAAGTTATTGACGAATTTCCTAAATTGATTGACCCCAAAACGGGTGAATCGATCATGGAACGGACGGTCTTGATTGCGAATACCTCTAACATGCCAGTGGCAGCCCGGGAAGCCTCGATCTATACAGGGATAACCATCGCTGAATATTTCCGTGATATGGGATATTCTGTCGCTATCATGGCTGACTCGACTTCTCGTTGGGCTGAAGCCTTGCGGGAAATGTCAGGTCGTTTGGAAGAAATGCCAGGGGACGAAGGTTATCCAGCTTATTTGGGCAGTCGTTTGGCCGAATACTATGAACGTGCCGGAATGGTTGAGACTCTGGGCTCTGATGAACGCCGTGGGGCAGTTACCGCAGTGGGTGCGGTTTCACCTCCAGGGGGAGATACCTCAGAACCAGTTACCCAAAATACCATGCGGGTGATTAAGGTTTATTGGGGCTTGGATGCCAACCTCTCCCAACAAAGACACTTCCCAGCGGTTAACTGGCTGGATTCTTATTCTCTCTATCAAAAAGAAGTGACTGAGGGAATTTCAAAAGAACTCGATGTGGATTGGACGGGTATGGTCACTAAGTCTATGGCGATTCTACAAGAAGAGGATAGTCTCCAAGAAATTGTCCGCTTAGTTGGTGTGGATGCCCTGTCTCAAGAAGACCGTCTGACTCTGGTTATCGCTCGTATGTTGAGAGAAGATTATTTACAACAAAACTCTTATGATGAAGTCGACACAAAGACTTCTTCAGAAAAGCAGTTTAAGATGTTAAGAAATATTCTAGCTTTCAATAGTGAAGCGCGTAAAGCCATGGAATTAGGGGCTTATTATGATGAGATTGTGGAAGGAACTTCAACCATTCGTGAGCAAATCGCCCGGATGAAATATGTTCCAGAAGCTGAAATTTCCAAGTTGGATGACTTGAACAATTCAATCAAACCGACTATGCAGGAAGTTGTTCAAAAAGGAGGCGTGAAATAG